Below is a window of Bremerella alba DNA.
ATTTTTTTGAGCAGGAACGTGAACCGGCCTGGAAAAGAAAAGGGTGCCAAATCCGCATGGGCATCGTTATGCCGTTCCGCCACTGATGCCCTTGGACGACGATGACCCCAACTCGAAATTGTGGCATGGAACGGTTTGGGTTCTGAGATCCGGGGCACAGTTCTTTTGGGTTGCGATGCACCCCCTAGCAATTTGACTAAATTGCCCTGCCAACCTGGGGGATCTTCTAAATTCCCCCTTTTTTTCTGATTTGTCATAGTAAGCTTGCAATGAACCGTACGAATTCTTAACGAGGCATTGTCCCACGATGCGCTGTTTGAGAGCTGGATTTCCCGATTCGGGTCGCTCGTAAAGCAGGAAGTGGTGATCGATTATTTTTATGTGATAAAAATTCACTTTTTCCTTTCCCGGAAAATCAGCCGGACATTCCCTCATTCCCCCCTCCATCATCATTCCCTTTTAGGCAAGTTTCTTATGTCGCCCCATGAACCCCGCCGTGCCAGAAATGGCTTTACGTTGGTTGAACTGTTGGTTGTGATCGCCATTATTGGCGTCTTGATTGCGTTATTGCTGCCGGCCGTGCAGCAGGCTCGTGAGGCTGCCCGCCGCATGCAATGCTCGAACAACCTCAAGCAGTTGGGCCTCTCTCTGCACAACTATCACGACACGTTCGGCTCGTTCCCTTCTGGCTATATCGACATCAGCGACCGGGCTGACGTGGAAGACAACAAGGGACATTGGTCGTGGGCCGCGTTGATTCTTCCATTCTTGGAAATGGGAAATGTGCACGACATTCTGGACGTCGGCCCAACCTCCCCTTCCGTCGCCATGGATACGTATCAAGAGATCATGCAGGCACGCTACGACGCATTCCGTTGCCCTTCGGACACCGGCCCCGACTTCAGCAGCACGACCGAGTGTGCCGGCTGCTGCATTGAAAATAGCGGGTCGACCAACTTGGGCCACTCGCTGTCCAACTACCTCGGCATCAATAGCTCGGCTTTAATTCGTGCGCACCAGGCAACGAACTTCGGCAATGGTACTACCGGGGCGACCGGCATGTTCTATCGAGACAGCGACACACGAATGCGTGATATCACCGACGGAACCAGCAACACCGCGATGGTGGGCGAACGCTGTTATCGCATTGGCACGACCGACTATCTAGCCGGGGAATTGTTCGCGGCTCGCGACTATGATGGTGGCGGTCCGGCTCACCGAGACCGCGGGGGCATGGCCGATCAAGGGGCGTGCAGAATTCTGCTAACCACTTATTTCTCGCCGAACAAGATTTGGCAACATGCCGACAGCTATCCGAAAATGGACGAGTCTGGCTTAAGTAGTCAGCACCCCGGCGGAGTCCAGATCTGCATGGCGGATGGCTCGGTTCGCTTCCTTCCGGAAACCACTGCCAGCAATATCAGTGGAGAAACCGATACGATCATGGATTATCTCGGCAACATGGCCGACGGAAACGTGATCGGCGAGTATTAATCTTTGCCCAATCTGAGGCCCCGTGCCGGCATCTAAAGTGAACGATGTCGGCCCTTCCCAGAAATGACTTAGCTCACATCGCCGGACGCAGACGACTGCGTTTCGCGCCTGACTCGGAGACTGTAACACTTGAACGCCATTTGCCAAGAACTTTTGAAATCTTACGCACGAACGTCTAGCCTTATTCTGCTTGTGTTGGCTGCACTGACCATGGGCTGCTCTAAGCCGCCAGGCCCAGAAACGGGTTACGTATCTGGCGTCGTCACGCTCGATGGCAATCCTGTCGGAAATGCCATCGTGAACTTTGAACCGGTCGACGGACGTCCCTCGGTGGGCTTTACCGACGCCAATGGAAACTATGAACTGATCTACACCGCCAACCGAGATGGTGCCCTCTTAGGGAAGCATCAGGTTCGCATCACATCAGCCGAAAGTTCCGGTGGCGGCGAAGGGGATCAACCATTGGTCGTGGCAAGCAAAGAAACAATTCCGGCCAAATACAACCTAAAGTCGGAGTTAACCGCCCAAGTCGAATCCGGCAGCAACTCGATTGACTTCGAGCTGAAGTCGAAATAGCCAAGGTGGTTTACCTTGGCGGGTTTTTAAACTCGACTTAGAGATCAGCCATGCCCATCAAGTCGTGGGCATGGTACCTGGTGCCGCTGATCTCCCCTCTGTGCCATTCTGGCAAATCGTTTCTTTCTTACCCGTTATCCCCCGCCCCTTCTCTCTGCTAAAACATAGGGACACCCAAACCCCCAAGGACTTCAGCCACAGGAACCAAGCCATGTCGCGCACTAAGAGCCACGAAATTTTTGCTCGAGCCAAGCATTTGATGCCGGGTGGGGTGAATTCGCCGGCTCGGGCCTTTGGGGCTGTGGGGGGCGAGCCAATCGTATTTGAGCGCGGCGAAGGGGCGTACCTGTTTGATGTCGATGGCAACCAATACATCGACTATATCGGGTCGTGGGGACCGATGATTTTGGGGCATTTACACCCGGCGGTCCGCGAGGCGTTGCATGCGGCGGTCGATCAGGGGACCAGCTTTGGGGCTCCGACCGAACGCGAGAACGGGCTGGCCGAACTGATTATCGAGTTGGTCCCTTCAGTCGAACAAGTCCGCCTGGTTAATAGCGGCACCGAAGCAACCATGAGCGCCATTCGCCTGGCGCGTGGTTTCACCGGACGAAACAAGATTGTCAAATTCAGCGGCAACTATCACGGGCACGTCGATAGCCTGTTGGTGGCGGCCGGAAGCGCGGCGGCCACGCTGGGCGTACCGAACTCGCCAGGCGTAACGCCGGGCACCGCCGAAGACACGATTGTCTTGCCGTACAACGATATTGCTGCGCTCGACCAACTCTTCGAGCAACACCCCGACGCGATCGCCGGGGTGATCTTCGAGCCGGTCGTCGGCAACATGGGCTGCGTGCCACCTATGCCAGGCTTCCTGGAAAAGATCCGCGAACACTGCACGCATTACGGCGCCGTGATGATCATGGACGAAGTGATGACCGGCTTCCGCGTCGCGATGGGCGGAGCTCAGCAGTTGTACGGCATTACGCCGGACCTGACGACGCTCGGCAAGATTGTCGGTGGCGGGCTGCCGATCGGGGCTTATGGCGGCCGGGCCGATATCATGGGGCACATTTTGCCAGCCGGCGAAGTCTTTCAGGCAGGCACACTAAGCGGCAACCCCTTGGCAACCGCAGCTGGGATTGCGACGTTGAAAACGTTGAAAGAGACCGATCCATACCCCAAGCTCGACGCGCGAACCAAAACGTTGGAAGAGGGTTTCAAAGCCGCCGCAGCCGAAGCAGACGTGCCGACGGTCACCGCGCGGGTGGGCAGCATGCTGACTCTCTTCTTCCACAACGAACCGGTCCGCTGCTGGGACGACGCCGCGAAGTGCGACACGGCCCGCTACGGGAAGTTTTTCTGGGAGATGATCGAACGGGGCGTCTACTTGCCGTGTAGCCAATACGAAGCACTGTTTATCTCGGCAGCCCATACCGACGCAGATATTACCAAGACAATTGAAGCCGCGAAACAATCACTCGCTGCGTTGAAGAAGTAATCAACCTATTAGGGGTGGTAAGCCTGCTCTTTGCTGGGATCAAATTTCCAAGGGGTGGCCCAGAGTTTTATCTCTGGGTGGCCGAAGGTCACAAGCGGCTAGTGTTGCGTGCTGGATACCAGTGGCCGGACGCCTTTTTCATTCGAGCCGGGTCCATGAGCCGCTTGTCGGCGATGCCGACCCAGAGATGAATCTCTGGGCCAACCGGTGCCTGGTTAGATCTTCCCTTGGCTTTAAGCAGATGCGGTTCCAAGGGGTGGCCCAGAGTTTTATCTCTGGGTGGCCGAAGGTCACAAGCGGCTAATGTTGCGTGCTGGAAACCAATGGCCGGACGCCCTTTTCATTCAAACCAGGTCCATGAGCCGCTTGTCGGCGATGCCGACCCAGAGATGAATCTCTGGGCCAACCGGTGCTTGGTTGGATCTTCCCTTGGCTTTAAGCAGATGCGGTTCTAAGGGGTTTCGCTTTCCAGCTTTTCTTCTGCGGCGCTTTTCCGGTAGTAGTTGGGGCTCAAGGACCAGAAATCGTCGAATCTGCCTGCTAGGAAGTCGACGATGCCGACGCGGCCGACGGCCTGGGCGGTAGGAGCCCATTCGTTTTCGTCGACGACTCGCACCCCTTCCGGGAGATAGGCGAGCTTGTTTTTCAGGCCAGGTCCGGTAATCGATTCGCCGGGGCTCAACGAGGCCAAAAATGCTTGATCATCCACGATTTGCGTCGACTGCACCTCGACGTAATTGCCATTGTCGTTACGGTCGTAGGCGGCGTGAAAGAGTTGCTTCCGCTGGGCGTCCATGACCACGTGCAAGCGCGAGACGTTGTCGTCGCAGCGCTGGGCAATGGCCCTCAAAGTGTTTACGCCGACGGTCGTTGCCCCTGAAACGTAAGCGATGGTCTTGGCAGTCATTACGCCGATGCGAAGCCCCGTAAAAGAACCAGGCCCCTGGGCGACGATCACCAGCTGTAGCTCAGCTGGCTTCCAACCCACCTCGTCGACAAGCTCCTGAAGAAGCGGTGTGATGGCCTGCGTGGTTTGCAAGCTGGGGTCAAGCCACTGTGAGGCAACCAAATCGCTGCCCATAAACAAAGCGAGCGAGCTTTGCCGAGTCGAGGTATCGATAGCAAGCGTCTTCAAGCGTTGAATCCCTGAACTGATTCGTGGAACGGATCGAATGGGTCGGGCGGTCTATCTTACCGTGGGAAACTCAGAAATTATTTTCTGAATGGCCAGATGTCACAAGCGGCAAATATTTACTGCCGAAACAGCTGTGGCAGGTCACCCTTTTACCCCAAGCTTGGCTGACGAGCCACTAGTCGGCCATGCCAGATGCCCACGGACGAATCTTTGGGGCACCCACATCTTCCGGTTTTCGACCTCGGACCGTCAATTCCTTCATGCCGCCGGCTGGAAACCAGCACCATTCTTGGTTTAAAAATGCGGATTACCTGCATAATAGGCTCCGTAGCAAAGTTTTTGAGACGGAACCTATCGTGGGTACCATTGCATTGGAATGGTTGGCGACCGAAGGTTGATTTCGCCGATCTTACCTGATGACGGTCCGGCAATCGAGCTGGCAGGCACTTTGGGGCAAATGGGGGGAGGTGCCACCATTGTTTTTTGGTTATCTTGACCGCCGGTCGCTTGCCACCTAAATTTATATCCTATATCAGGTTGCGACGGCTTCCCTAGAAACTGACCCGTTGTCAGGCAAAACCCGAATGTTTTGCTTGCAGACGGCGGGATCGACTCCAGACCTTGAAAATCGGAAAGGTAGTCGGGCGTGAAACGTGCCCTCATCAGCGACATCCACGGTAACTTGGAAGCCTTGAACGCGGTCTTGGACGACATTCGCCAACAAGGAATCAGCGAGATTTATTGCCTGGGTGATGTCATCGGCTACGGCCCCAACCCGGTCGATTGCTTGGACATGGTGCGCCGCAAGTGCGCTATGTGCCTTTTAGGCAACCACGACCAGGCCGCTTTGTTTGACCCAGAAGGTTTCAATCCGGTCGCGTTCCGCGCTATTTTGTGGACACGTGACCAGATCGATAACTCGTCGGGCGGCGCTGCCGCAGTGAACGAGCGGTGGGACTTCTTAGGGGAACTTCCGCGAACGCACGTCGAGCCGAATCGACTTTATGTGCATGGTTCGCCGCGTGATCCTACAAACGAGTACGTCTTTCCCGAAGACGTTTACAACCAGCGGAAGATGGAAAACCTGTTCGAGCGCGTCGAGCAGTTCAGTTTCCAAGGCCATACGCATATACCTGGCGTGTTTACGCCGAGCCTAGAGTTTTTTGGCCCGGACGAGTGCGATCACGAGTACCGCTTTGGCGACGAGAAGGCATTATTTAATGTCGGCAGTGTCGGCCAGCCGCGCGATGGCGATCCGCGGGCCTGCTATGTGATCCTCACGGATGAATCGATCGTGTTCCGTCGCGTCGGATACGATCCCGAGGTTACGGCCAAGAAGATCTACGACACGCCTCAGTTAGACAACATGCTAGGTGACCGGCTGCGAGACGGTCGCTAACGATGTTCGGCCCTACTGCTTGGCCGAACGAGCATTCAGCAAGATCGAGACAACGATGAAAACAGCAGTTGTCAGCGACATTCATGGCAACCTCGATGCCCTTCAGGCCGTTCTGAAAGATATCCAGTCGCAAGAAGTCGAGCGTATTTATTGCCTGGGCGATGTGGTCGGCTATGGGCCGAACCCGCGCGAATGCGTCGACATCGTCCGCACGTTCGACCTATGCATCTTGGGCAACCACGATCAGGCCGCTTTGTTTGACCCGGAAGGTTTCAGCCACGGTGCCGAACAAGCGATCTTCTGGACCCGGAAACAGCTTGAAAGTGGCGAGGACCAAGATTCGACCCTTGGTCGTTGGCATTTCCTGTGTGGCTTGCCGCGAACGCATTCCGAAGATCAGCGTTTGTTTGTTCATGGATCGGCCCGAAATCCGCTCTGTGAATATGTTTTCCCGGAAGACATTTACAATCCGAAGAAGCTCGAAAAGATCTTCGCGCTGATTCCGAATGCTTGTTTTCAAGGACACACGCATGTCCCTGGCGTGTTTTACGAGTCGGCCCAATTCATGAGCCCGACCGATTTCGAGAACAGCACCTATCGCTTTAACGGCGATAAAGTGATGATCAACGTGGGAAGCGTGGGCCAGCCACGCGACGGCGATTCGCGTAGCTGCTACGTGATTGTCGACGAGAAAACGGTCGAGTTCCGCCGCGTTGAATACTCGATCGATACCGTGGCAAAAAAAATCCGAGCCATCGACGAACTGGACGACTCCCAGGGAGAACGTCTCTACGAAGGGCACTAGTTCGCCTTCTAAAGGTGCTTGAGATTCGTGTGCGGATGCCTGCCACCAAGGTTCGTTCTGTTCGCAGAGTACCTCTGTCGCCAAGGGTGGCCCAGAGATTCATCTCTGGGTGGCCGCAGGCCACAAGCGGCTAGTGATTCAAGCCGGAACCCAGTAGCCGGACGCCTTTTTCACTCCAGCCCAGTCCATAAGCCGCTTGTCGGCGGTGCCGACCCAGAGATGAATCTCTGGGCCAACCATCAATCGGCAAAACCATCAACCGTTTGATTGGCAAACCACCCGTTGATTGGTAAACCCTTCTCAACGGGGAACCACATCTTTTTGATGCATCACCTGCCCCAGTTCTCGATTTTCTTTTCGCAATAAACTGCCTAACTCGCCCGTTTTTCGGCAAATGTCGCGTATCTGCCGGCGAAGAAGCCTAGTGGCGTTTCCAAGACCGCACTTAAACGTGAGAATAGGGCGGATTGGCTGACCCCCGACACTGCGCGGACAAGGAGGGAATCAACCTCTTTGAAACAGGCTTTCCGCAGGTTGTCCCCGTCCCCTGTCATTTCCGAGTGATTGGGTAGCTTCATTTTTGGTATTCATCGCAAGGACCTTCGCTCGTGGAACGGCGCCACATTACGTTCATCTTTCTTGCCGCTTCGCTGCTGCTGACTTTCAACCTCTTGAGCAATATGAATCAGCCGGAAGAAAAACCGGATGATGGCCGAGAAGAGATTGTCGAGGTCGATGCCGACGCGAATGCACCCAAGGAAGGTAACCCCGGGGACGCGAACGGTCCTCCCGTGGAAGAAGACAAGGTCGCCTACGACCGTCAGTTTGCCACGCTTGGCTCGGTTAATCCGGAAGACGGATATCGCATGCTGGTAACGCTCGATTCGAAGGGGGCTTCGGTTCACCGCGTTGAATTGAGTAACCCCAGCTATCAAAGCTACGAGCACGACGACGACGGCGGCTACCTCGGTCAATTGGCATTCGACGAGACCGACGGCAACGGCGTGAAAGTCAACGTCATTGGTCCCGGAACGCCGGCTGCTCTGGCAGTAGCCACGACCGAAGGCGTTGAAAATGGCTTGAAAATCGGGGACACGATTGTCGCCGTCAACGATCAGCCCATCAGCGATATCAACAGCTTTCAAGAAGTCATGCGGGGTACCAAACCGCGCGGCGAAATCCAGGTGACCGTTAAGCGTGCGGCGGCGACCGAAGGGGAAGAACCCCAGAAGATCACCTTTACTGTCGCCCTTCGTAAACACCCGATCGAGGTGATCAAGCCTGACGTTTCCACCATCACCGGTGGCAATGGCCTACCGCAGGAATTTGTGCACCCGCCGGCGTATCTCACGACGCTCGCCCAGGTTGGTACGCTGACGGCTCGTGAAGGTTCTGCCCAATACAAGAGCCTGGCCGAGATCAAAGGGTTGCCTTCGTTGATCCACGGCAACTGGCAGACAAAACAGATTTCAGAAAACGAGGTTCACTTC
It encodes the following:
- the tsaB gene encoding tRNA (adenosine(37)-N6)-threonylcarbamoyltransferase complex dimerization subunit type 1 TsaB, coding for MKTLAIDTSTRQSSLALFMGSDLVASQWLDPSLQTTQAITPLLQELVDEVGWKPAELQLVIVAQGPGSFTGLRIGVMTAKTIAYVSGATTVGVNTLRAIAQRCDDNVSRLHVVMDAQRKQLFHAAYDRNDNGNYVEVQSTQIVDDQAFLASLSPGESITGPGLKNKLAYLPEGVRVVDENEWAPTAQAVGRVGIVDFLAGRFDDFWSLSPNYYRKSAAEEKLESETP
- the hemL gene encoding glutamate-1-semialdehyde 2,1-aminomutase, translating into MSRTKSHEIFARAKHLMPGGVNSPARAFGAVGGEPIVFERGEGAYLFDVDGNQYIDYIGSWGPMILGHLHPAVREALHAAVDQGTSFGAPTERENGLAELIIELVPSVEQVRLVNSGTEATMSAIRLARGFTGRNKIVKFSGNYHGHVDSLLVAAGSAAATLGVPNSPGVTPGTAEDTIVLPYNDIAALDQLFEQHPDAIAGVIFEPVVGNMGCVPPMPGFLEKIREHCTHYGAVMIMDEVMTGFRVAMGGAQQLYGITPDLTTLGKIVGGGLPIGAYGGRADIMGHILPAGEVFQAGTLSGNPLATAAGIATLKTLKETDPYPKLDARTKTLEEGFKAAAAEADVPTVTARVGSMLTLFFHNEPVRCWDDAAKCDTARYGKFFWEMIERGVYLPCSQYEALFISAAHTDADITKTIEAAKQSLAALKK
- a CDS encoding carboxypeptidase regulatory-like domain-containing protein, whose protein sequence is MKSYARTSSLILLVLAALTMGCSKPPGPETGYVSGVVTLDGNPVGNAIVNFEPVDGRPSVGFTDANGNYELIYTANRDGALLGKHQVRITSAESSGGGEGDQPLVVASKETIPAKYNLKSELTAQVESGSNSIDFELKSK
- a CDS encoding metallophosphoesterase family protein → MKTAVVSDIHGNLDALQAVLKDIQSQEVERIYCLGDVVGYGPNPRECVDIVRTFDLCILGNHDQAALFDPEGFSHGAEQAIFWTRKQLESGEDQDSTLGRWHFLCGLPRTHSEDQRLFVHGSARNPLCEYVFPEDIYNPKKLEKIFALIPNACFQGHTHVPGVFYESAQFMSPTDFENSTYRFNGDKVMINVGSVGQPRDGDSRSCYVIVDEKTVEFRRVEYSIDTVAKKIRAIDELDDSQGERLYEGH
- a CDS encoding DUF1559 domain-containing protein, translating into MSPHEPRRARNGFTLVELLVVIAIIGVLIALLLPAVQQAREAARRMQCSNNLKQLGLSLHNYHDTFGSFPSGYIDISDRADVEDNKGHWSWAALILPFLEMGNVHDILDVGPTSPSVAMDTYQEIMQARYDAFRCPSDTGPDFSSTTECAGCCIENSGSTNLGHSLSNYLGINSSALIRAHQATNFGNGTTGATGMFYRDSDTRMRDITDGTSNTAMVGERCYRIGTTDYLAGELFAARDYDGGGPAHRDRGGMADQGACRILLTTYFSPNKIWQHADSYPKMDESGLSSQHPGGVQICMADGSVRFLPETTASNISGETDTIMDYLGNMADGNVIGEY
- a CDS encoding metallophosphoesterase family protein; this encodes MKRALISDIHGNLEALNAVLDDIRQQGISEIYCLGDVIGYGPNPVDCLDMVRRKCAMCLLGNHDQAALFDPEGFNPVAFRAILWTRDQIDNSSGGAAAVNERWDFLGELPRTHVEPNRLYVHGSPRDPTNEYVFPEDVYNQRKMENLFERVEQFSFQGHTHIPGVFTPSLEFFGPDECDHEYRFGDEKALFNVGSVGQPRDGDPRACYVILTDESIVFRRVGYDPEVTAKKIYDTPQLDNMLGDRLRDGR